The nucleotide window TGACGAACTTGGTGTAGAGATGAAAACAAATGCGAAGGTGGAGCAGGTTTTAACAGAAGGCACGCGTGCAACTGGTGTTCGTCTTGAATCGGGTGAAGTGATAGCTGCCGACATCGTCGTTTCTAATCTAGAAGCCATCCCTGCTTATAACAGTATCTTGGATGAATACGGCATGTCTAAAAAGGCAGCAAAAGATTTGGAAAAATACGCACCGACTGTATCTGGACTTGTTCTGCTTCTTGGCGTAGACAAAGAATACAAGCAGCTTGCCCACCACAACTTTTTCTTTTCAGAAAATCCAGAGCGTGAGTTTCATCAAATCTTTAATGAAGGTGTGCCAGCGGACGATCCGACGATTTACATTGGTGTCTCCTCTAAGTCCGATCCATCTCAAGCGCCAGCCGGGAAAGAAAATCTGTTTATTTTAACACACGTTCCACCGCTCAAGGACGGTGAAACATGGGCGGCGCGTAAGGAAGAATATCGCGAGCTCGTTCTAACAAAGCTCGAACGCATGGGAGTTTCTCTCAAATCTCACATTGAATTTGAATATATCTTCACGCCTGATGATTTACGCGAGCTATACGGCGCAAACGGCGGTTCTATCTATGGTGTTGTCACCGATAGAAAATTAAACGGCGGCTTTAAAATTCCAAGCCGCAGCAAAGTAGTGGAGAATCTGTATTTTGTAGGAGGATCTACGCATCCTGGTGGCGGTGTGCCGATGGTGACACTATCCGGTCAGCTAACAGCGGACCTTGTCACTGAAGACCATGGTCATCAACAGCGTTCGATTGGATAACACAAAAACGCGGGGAATACCCGCGTTTTTTATTTACCAATAAACTGTTGTGTCCAAATATTTTTATCCGCTACATATCCTACACCAATATGTGTAAAGGAATTGTTCAAGATGTTAGCGCGGTGACCTGGGCTATTCATCCATGCTTTTACTACTTCTTCTGGTGTACGTTGTCCCATCGCGATATTTTCACCTGCCGCGCGATATGTAATGCCGTTTGCACGCATCATATCAAACGGTGAACCGTATGTTGGGCTCGTATGACTAAAATAATTATTTTTTAACATATCCTCTGATTTCAGTCTTGCAACTTTGCTTAAGTTTGTATCAATTTGCAGTACGTTTAACCCAGCTTTTTGACGTTCGACGTTTGTAAGCTCCACTACTTTTAACTCATACGCGCTCATTTGACTTGTGCTTGTTGTTGGTTTTGTTGGCTTTGTTTGTACTGTTGTTGATGGTTTTGTCGTTGTTACATAAGCACCGTTTACATAAGCAGCCTTGCCGTTGTATACAATTTGCACCCAACCGTTTGTGTACTTTTGTTTAATAGTCACAGCCGCTCCTTTTGGTAACCTTCCAATAATCGCCCCGTTAATAGAAGGCTGTGTGCGAACATTGAGTTCTGGTGCGGTAACGAATGCTTGTACTGTCAATGCTTGTACGGCTTGCGTTGTTGATTGTATATATTGCGCGTTCACATAAGCTGCTTTTCCTTGATACGAAATTTTCGCCCAGCCATTTATCATACCATTCACGGTGATGGTTGTGTGTTGTGGTAGTTTACCAAGAATTTGACCTTGTACAGAAGGCATAGTACGTACATTTAATGCTGAAGCAGTAACTTTTGCGGTTTGTCCTTGCACAATCGGCGTTTGTGCATAAGTAGCTGCTCCCCCTTGCGTAAGTAATAAACCGGCTGTCGCCAAAGATATAGCTAATGCTTTTTTCATGATTGCCTTTCCCCCTAGTTATGTATGCTATATATCGAGATTGATTATATCATAGGGAAATAGCGAACATCATAGAATGATAGACTTTGTTATTACCTTTTTACAAAATTGTAATAAAAGTCGAAATGTATACTCTTTCGTAAAAAACAAAAAGCCGGTTGAATCCGGCTTTAGTTATGTTTATACGTATAAAAGCGTTCAAATTGCAGCCATTGTACAGTTTGCACGTCTTTGTTTTTTAGCTTTGCTCTTGTCTCTTCCATCATCGCCTCTGTTTGTGAACGATGTGCTGCCAGCGCAGCGAGCTTTTGATCAAACACATCGCGCACATCCACCACAACATCTGGTTCACCCAGTATTTCAGTCCGGTTTTTGGTAATTGCTACTGCATGAATAACGGGGCGCTCTCCTTTTGGCATACGCTCCACTGCACGTACAGCCGCACGACCAAAGGCGTTATGGTCCGGATGAACACCGTGCTCTGGATAAAACGTAATCACAAGAGATGGATTCACTTCACGGATGATTTCCTCAATGCGATCTGCAACAAACTCCACATCTTCAAACTCAAGCATTTTATCGTGGAAACCAAGCATGCGCAAGTCTTGAATCCCCATTACCGCACATGCATCCTGTAATTCCTTCTTTCGAATTTGAGGCATTGTCTCGCGATTTGCGAATACCTGCTTACCCATATTGCGGCCCATTTGCCCTAATGTACCGCACGCGTATGTTACCGGAATACCTGCTTTCGTATACATTGAAATTG belongs to Ectobacillus sp. JY-23 and includes:
- a CDS encoding NAD(P)/FAD-dependent oxidoreductase produces the protein MKKKVVIVGGGLGGLSTAMKLAGQGYSVTVLEKNERAGGKLNVRSGKGFTFDTGPSILTMPWVLEQLFQSVNRNVHDYMKIVRVEPQWRTFYKDGTTIDFIGDLPAMLEELKKVDPKDAESFFAYMDYCSRMYELSTKSFYKQSLDGLSELRSLHTLKELMSMDPMKSMDQITKKHFKNEKIQQLFNFLIMYIGSSPYHAPAILSQLSYVQLGLGIYYVQGGMYNIAKGMLKVLDELGVEMKTNAKVEQVLTEGTRATGVRLESGEVIAADIVVSNLEAIPAYNSILDEYGMSKKAAKDLEKYAPTVSGLVLLLGVDKEYKQLAHHNFFFSENPEREFHQIFNEGVPADDPTIYIGVSSKSDPSQAPAGKENLFILTHVPPLKDGETWAARKEEYRELVLTKLERMGVSLKSHIEFEYIFTPDDLRELYGANGGSIYGVVTDRKLNGGFKIPSRSKVVENLYFVGGSTHPGGGVPMVTLSGQLTADLVTEDHGHQQRSIG
- a CDS encoding SH3 domain-containing protein is translated as MKKALAISLATAGLLLTQGGAATYAQTPIVQGQTAKVTASALNVRTMPSVQGQILGKLPQHTTITVNGMINGWAKISYQGKAAYVNAQYIQSTTQAVQALTVQAFVTAPELNVRTQPSINGAIIGRLPKGAAVTIKQKYTNGWVQIVYNGKAAYVNGAYVTTTKPSTTVQTKPTKPTTSTSQMSAYELKVVELTNVERQKAGLNVLQIDTNLSKVARLKSEDMLKNNYFSHTSPTYGSPFDMMRANGITYRAAGENIAMGQRTPEEVVKAWMNSPGHRANILNNSFTHIGVGYVADKNIWTQQFIGK
- the bshB2 gene encoding bacillithiol biosynthesis deacetylase BshB2 encodes the protein MERHVLVVFPHPDDESFAAGGTISMYTKAGIPVTYACGTLGQMGRNMGKQVFANRETMPQIRKKELQDACAVMGIQDLRMLGFHDKMLEFEDVEFVADRIEEIIREVNPSLVITFYPEHGVHPDHNAFGRAAVRAVERMPKGERPVIHAVAITKNRTEILGEPDVVVDVRDVFDQKLAALAAHRSQTEAMMEETRAKLKNKDVQTVQWLQFERFYTYKHN